Proteins encoded in a region of the Candidatus Nitrosomarinus catalina genome:
- a CDS encoding CDC48 family AAA ATPase, which yields MSQNALSLKVLEAYTRDVGRGVARIDYDSMDTLNASTGDVIEIKGKRRTVAKCLPLYPSDEGKGIIRIDGLGRNNSGIAIGDTISVRKIKATAAEKVVVAPLEAIPPIDERYLADALESVPLIKGDNVMVPYFGGRLTFQVIGVTPAADAVLITQKTVFHIAEKGETLRGVPQVTYEDIGGIHNEIKKVREMIELPLRHPEIFEKLGIEAPKGVLLYGPPGTGKTLLAKAVANESQAHFISISGPEIMSKFYGESEARLREIFKEAREKAPSIIFVDEIDSIAPKREEVTGEVERRVVSQMLSLMDGLEGRGKVIVIAATNRPNAIDPALRRPGRFDREIEIKVPDKKGRRDILAIHSRNMPLADDTQELPVNIDKIASVSHGYVGADLEYLCKEAAMKCLRRLLPELNLEEEKLPPETLDKLIVNHDDFTKALIEVTPSGMREVFIENPDIKWEEVGGLEDVKRELQEAVEWPMKYPGLYDKLGHSMPRGILLHGPSGTGKTLLAKAVATQSEANFVSVRGPELLSKWVGESERGIREIFKRARQSAPCVVFFDEIDSIAPIRGAGGETAVTERVVSQLLTELDGMENMHGVIVLAATNRADMIDPALLRPGRFDKIIQIPLPDKESRKSILKINAEKIPTISESSDPKHVDYDKLAEITDGLSGADTASIANTAVSLVIHEFLDSHPDVKEIEKTSIDAKVTMKHFEEAVKKVREQKDLKMGEKLVASYYR from the coding sequence ATGAGTCAAAATGCTCTTTCTCTTAAAGTTCTTGAGGCATATACTAGGGATGTTGGAAGAGGAGTAGCCAGAATTGATTATGACTCAATGGATACGTTAAATGCATCAACTGGTGATGTAATTGAAATTAAAGGTAAAAGAAGAACAGTTGCAAAATGTCTTCCATTATACCCATCTGATGAAGGAAAAGGAATTATCAGAATTGATGGACTTGGAAGAAATAATTCAGGAATTGCAATTGGAGACACAATATCAGTTAGAAAAATTAAAGCAACTGCAGCCGAAAAAGTAGTAGTTGCACCATTAGAAGCTATTCCTCCAATAGATGAAAGATATCTTGCAGATGCTTTAGAAAGTGTTCCATTAATCAAAGGTGATAATGTTATGGTCCCATACTTTGGTGGACGATTAACATTCCAAGTAATTGGTGTTACACCAGCTGCAGATGCAGTTTTGATTACACAAAAAACAGTTTTCCATATTGCTGAAAAGGGAGAAACATTACGCGGTGTTCCACAAGTAACCTATGAAGACATTGGCGGTATACATAATGAAATTAAGAAAGTAAGAGAAATGATTGAGCTTCCATTAAGACATCCTGAGATTTTTGAGAAACTTGGAATTGAAGCACCAAAAGGCGTTTTACTTTATGGTCCTCCAGGAACTGGTAAGACATTACTTGCAAAAGCTGTTGCAAATGAAAGTCAAGCTCATTTCATTAGTATTTCAGGTCCTGAAATTATGAGTAAGTTTTATGGAGAAAGTGAAGCTAGATTAAGAGAAATTTTCAAAGAAGCAAGAGAAAAAGCACCATCAATAATTTTTGTTGATGAAATTGATTCAATTGCACCAAAAAGAGAAGAAGTTACGGGAGAAGTTGAACGCAGAGTTGTTTCACAAATGTTATCATTAATGGACGGATTAGAAGGAAGAGGAAAAGTAATTGTAATTGCTGCAACAAACAGACCTAATGCAATTGATCCTGCACTAAGACGACCAGGAAGATTTGATAGAGAAATCGAGATTAAAGTACCAGATAAAAAAGGACGAAGAGATATTCTTGCAATACACAGCAGAAATATGCCTTTAGCAGATGATACTCAAGAATTACCAGTGAATATTGATAAAATTGCTTCAGTCAGTCACGGATATGTTGGTGCAGACTTGGAGTACTTGTGTAAAGAAGCAGCAATGAAATGTTTGAGAAGATTACTACCTGAACTTAATTTAGAAGAAGAAAAACTCCCTCCAGAAACTCTAGATAAACTAATTGTAAATCACGATGATTTCACTAAAGCCTTGATTGAAGTTACTCCATCTGGAATGAGAGAAGTATTCATTGAAAATCCAGACATAAAATGGGAAGAAGTTGGCGGTTTAGAGGATGTTAAACGAGAATTACAAGAAGCTGTTGAATGGCCAATGAAATATCCAGGACTATATGATAAACTAGGACACAGTATGCCAAGAGGTATCTTACTTCACGGTCCAAGTGGAACTGGTAAGACATTACTTGCAAAAGCTGTTGCTACACAAAGTGAAGCTAACTTTGTTTCTGTAAGAGGACCTGAACTATTATCAAAATGGGTCGGTGAATCCGAAAGAGGAATCAGAGAAATTTTCAAGAGAGCAAGACAATCTGCACCATGTGTAGTTTTCTTTGATGAAATTGATTCAATTGCACCAATTAGAGGAGCTGGTGGAGAAACAGCAGTCACTGAAAGAGTTGTCAGTCAATTACTTACAGAATTAGATGGCATGGAAAATATGCACGGAGTAATAGTATTAGCAGCAACAAACAGAGCTGACATGATTGATCCAGCATTATTAAGACCAGGAAGATTTGATAAAATTATTCAAATCCCATTACCAGATAAAGAAAGTAGAAAGAGTATTCTAAAAATTAATGCTGAAAAGATTCCAACTATTAGTGAATCAAGTGATCCAAAACATGTGGATTATGATAAATTAGCAGAAATTACAGATGGATTAAGTGGCGCAGACACAGCATCTATAGCAAATACTGCTGTATCTTTAGTAATTCACGAATTCCTAGATTCACATCCAGATGTGAAAGAGATTGAAAAAACCAGCATTGATGCAAAAGTAACTATGAAACACTTTGAAGAAGCAGTTAAGAAAGTAAGAGAGCAAAAAGACCTTAAGATGGGTGAAAAATTAGTCGCCTCCTATTACAGGTAG
- a CDS encoding DUF5655 domain-containing protein produces MEGIISFGNKRNYDDFKKQIPADVLPLFDSIREFCFKLGENVLEDVRMHRVVFCKSMTFRWFLDVEPEKDGVKIKIQRSRKDPIQVIQIKKEQQISEFTEFFKNAYENIH; encoded by the coding sequence ATGGAAGGAATTATTTCATTTGGCAACAAAAGAAATTATGACGATTTTAAAAAACAAATTCCAGCAGATGTATTACCTCTTTTTGATTCAATAAGAGAATTCTGCTTCAAATTAGGTGAAAATGTATTAGAAGATGTTCGAATGCATAGAGTTGTATTTTGTAAATCAATGACATTTAGATGGTTTCTCGATGTAGAACCAGAAAAAGATGGTGTAAAAATTAAAATTCAAAGAAGCAGAAAAGATCCAATTCAGGTTATTCAAATAAAAAAAGAACAACAAATTTCAGAATTTACTGAATTTTTCAAAAATGCTTATGAAAATATTCACTAA
- the gatE gene encoding Glu-tRNA(Gln) amidotransferase subunit GatE: MEKFSIKDVGVKVGLEIHQQLETNKKLFCNCTPIESDDYSIKFQRKLRASKSELGEFDPAALFESTKSKTIMYYANEESSCLVEQDEEPPHELDEDARKIALVIAAALKSNIFSEIYPMRKTVIDGSNTTGFQRTMLISQGGFYNAGETKIGIQSICLEEDAAKILGEEGTTRKFGLERLGVPLVEIATDPFEVELTEIKKIALSLGRILRSTKKVKRGLGSIRQDVNVSIKDGGGIVIEVKGVQQLDQLEKVVEYEAKRQHGLLKISKKILETNWKYDKDNKKDITELFSKCQSKIIQSAIKKNHKIIAISFKNMGGIFGYLPYEGIRLGKEVAELVRFFGIGGVFHSDELPNYGIETSDLNGLKNLLKINENDAFLILAAPEEKVHIVIDQIIARIEHIKNQGIPIDTRLATPTGETKFLRPRPGAARMYPETDIPPIIVTEKELSDAEKNIPKLWDDAIKEIEIKYKMNKQLSEQIFDSKHIELFEKIIENIKTNPTFVASILCSTITNLERKGLNSNLLKNQEIFKLFELLDKGEIAKESIEIILENIMSNKSQNVEEAMKNTSIESIKNEDLDQIIQNIVNKNQEIIKNQKERAIGPLMGIAMKELRGKASGEIINNLLLENIKKKLEE, translated from the coding sequence ATGGAAAAATTTTCAATAAAAGATGTAGGCGTAAAAGTAGGCTTAGAAATTCACCAACAGCTTGAAACTAATAAAAAATTATTTTGTAATTGCACACCAATAGAATCAGATGATTATTCAATAAAATTTCAAAGAAAATTACGAGCTTCAAAAAGTGAATTAGGTGAATTTGACCCTGCTGCACTTTTTGAAAGTACAAAATCAAAAACTATCATGTATTATGCAAACGAAGAGAGTAGTTGTTTGGTTGAACAAGATGAAGAACCACCACACGAATTAGATGAAGATGCAAGAAAAATTGCATTAGTTATTGCTGCAGCATTGAAATCAAATATTTTTAGTGAGATTTATCCGATGAGAAAAACAGTAATTGATGGTTCTAACACAACAGGTTTTCAGCGTACTATGTTAATTTCTCAAGGCGGATTTTATAATGCAGGGGAAACAAAAATAGGAATTCAGTCAATTTGTTTAGAGGAGGATGCAGCAAAAATTTTAGGGGAAGAAGGAACTACGAGAAAATTTGGATTAGAGCGACTAGGTGTTCCATTAGTAGAAATTGCAACAGATCCTTTTGAAGTAGAACTAACAGAGATTAAAAAAATTGCATTATCTCTAGGAAGAATTTTGAGAAGTACAAAAAAAGTAAAAAGAGGATTAGGATCAATTAGGCAAGACGTTAATGTATCCATTAAAGATGGTGGAGGAATTGTTATTGAAGTTAAAGGAGTTCAACAATTAGATCAACTAGAAAAAGTTGTAGAATATGAAGCAAAAAGACAACACGGGTTACTAAAAATTTCAAAAAAAATACTAGAAACTAATTGGAAATATGATAAGGATAACAAAAAAGACATTACAGAATTATTTTCAAAATGTCAATCAAAAATTATTCAAAGTGCTATAAAGAAAAATCACAAGATTATAGCAATTTCTTTTAAAAATATGGGTGGAATTTTTGGATATTTACCATATGAAGGCATAAGATTAGGAAAAGAAGTAGCAGAATTAGTTCGATTTTTTGGGATTGGAGGAGTTTTTCATTCTGATGAATTACCAAATTATGGCATAGAAACATCTGATCTAAATGGATTGAAAAATTTATTAAAAATTAACGAAAATGATGCATTTTTAATATTAGCAGCACCAGAAGAAAAAGTTCACATAGTAATTGATCAAATTATTGCACGAATAGAACATATCAAAAATCAAGGCATACCAATTGATACTAGATTAGCTACTCCAACAGGAGAAACAAAATTTCTCCGACCAAGACCAGGTGCTGCACGAATGTATCCAGAAACAGATATTCCACCAATAATAGTAACTGAAAAAGAACTAAGCGACGCAGAAAAAAACATTCCAAAATTATGGGACGATGCAATTAAAGAAATAGAAATAAAATATAAAATGAATAAGCAATTATCAGAACAAATTTTTGATTCAAAACATATTGAATTGTTTGAAAAAATTATTGAGAATATTAAAACAAATCCAACATTTGTTGCATCAATTCTTTGTTCAACAATTACAAATTTAGAAAGAAAGGGATTAAATTCAAACTTATTAAAAAATCAAGAAATTTTCAAATTATTTGAATTATTAGACAAAGGAGAAATTGCAAAGGAATCAATTGAAATAATTCTTGAAAATATTATGTCAAATAAATCACAAAATGTGGAGGAAGCCATGAAAAATACTTCAATTGAATCAATCAAGAATGAAGATTTAGATCAGATTATTCAAAATATAGTAAATAAAAATCAAGAAATAATTAAAAATCAAAAAGAAAGGGCAATCGGACCATTAATGGGAATTGCTATGAAAGAATTAAGGGGTAAAGCATCTGGAGAAATAATCAACAATCTTCTATTAGAGAATATTAAAAAGAAATTAGAAGAATAG
- a CDS encoding 50S ribosomal protein L2 translates to MSYSNPYQSLKFSFQFETINLGKRPLVRRRGRGGNQFRSTSTGKVGKTANYPRFPLAENHVGEIIDLVHERGREAPLSKVRFEDGSVSFIPAVLGTKVGESLQFGLKSKIEQGNVISVQNIPDGTIVCNIERHFGDGGAIVKSAGTNATIFSHGDDGVTIKLPSGKFATLNPKNRAMIGTLAGGGATERHFMSAGNKWRSFKAKGKKYPIVRGVAQAAYVHPHGGGRHQHVGQSSTVSRDAPPGAKVGSIAARKTGRARIKERK, encoded by the coding sequence ATGTCCTATTCTAATCCATACCAAAGCTTAAAATTCTCTTTTCAGTTTGAAACGATCAACTTGGGTAAAAGACCATTAGTACGTAGACGAGGCCGTGGAGGCAATCAATTTAGATCGACTTCCACTGGTAAAGTAGGAAAAACTGCAAATTATCCACGTTTTCCACTAGCAGAAAATCATGTTGGGGAAATTATTGATTTAGTTCACGAGCGTGGACGAGAAGCACCTTTATCTAAAGTTAGATTTGAAGACGGTTCTGTTTCCTTTATTCCCGCAGTATTAGGAACTAAAGTTGGAGAATCATTACAATTTGGATTAAAATCAAAAATTGAACAAGGAAATGTAATTAGTGTTCAAAATATTCCTGACGGAACAATTGTTTGTAATATTGAAAGACATTTTGGTGACGGTGGAGCTATAGTCAAATCTGCAGGAACTAACGCAACTATTTTCTCTCATGGAGATGATGGTGTAACAATTAAACTTCCTTCAGGAAAATTTGCAACTCTCAATCCAAAAAATAGAGCCATGATTGGTACTCTAGCTGGTGGCGGAGCAACCGAACGTCATTTCATGAGTGCTGGAAACAAATGGCGAAGTTTCAAAGCTAAAGGAAAGAAATACCCAATTGTTAGAGGTGTTGCACAAGCAGCATATGTTCACCCACACGGTGGTGGTCGTCACCAACACGTTGGACAAAGTTCTACTGTTTCTAGAGATGCTCCTCCTGGTGCAAAGGTAGGAAGTATTGCTGCTAGAAAAACTGGTCGAGCTAGAATTAAAGAAAGAAAGTAG
- the gatD gene encoding Glu-tRNA(Gln) amidotransferase subunit GatD, whose translation MSEYTGYHGNSLEFLKANKISIGDSVKILADITYSGIVMPRYEHSDDKHIVLKLKSGYNIGLEIKNIENVEKKSSIEKKIETNEKIEKNDNLPNILLLSTGGTIASKIDYRTGAVTPVLTAEELNSSVPELGKIANIETKVLFSEYSENIMPEHWVKIAETVKEYSKSQYTGIIIAHGTDTMHYTSSYLSFALAGFPIPIALVGSQRSSDRASSDAALNLIGAVKFLTESKTNGIYIAMHQDENDETIACHIGTRVRKNHTSKRGAFQTIGNDPAFLIVNNKIQKNMKRDFFKVNEFAPKIKINQKVALVKYHPGYNPDSLRNLIDSGVKAIIFEGTGLGHIGENMYPVVKIANEKGIFMGMTSQCIDGMVRMTVYESGRDLLNLGIIPLENMIPEIALVKAMWVTGNTEKFDEIKENMLKEIALEFST comes from the coding sequence ATGTCAGAATACACAGGTTATCATGGAAATTCACTAGAATTTTTGAAAGCAAATAAAATTTCAATAGGCGATTCTGTTAAAATTTTAGCTGACATTACATATTCAGGAATAGTTATGCCACGATATGAACACAGTGACGATAAACATATTGTATTGAAATTAAAAAGTGGATACAATATTGGCTTAGAAATCAAAAATATTGAAAATGTTGAAAAGAAGTCATCCATAGAAAAAAAAATTGAAACTAACGAAAAGATTGAAAAGAATGATAATTTACCAAATATTTTATTATTATCAACTGGGGGAACAATTGCAAGTAAAATTGACTATAGGACTGGTGCAGTTACACCAGTATTAACAGCAGAAGAACTTAATTCATCGGTTCCAGAACTTGGAAAAATAGCAAATATTGAAACTAAAGTTCTATTTTCAGAATATTCTGAAAATATTATGCCTGAGCATTGGGTAAAAATTGCTGAAACAGTTAAGGAATATAGTAAATCTCAGTATACGGGAATTATAATTGCTCATGGAACAGATACAATGCATTATACATCATCGTATCTGTCTTTTGCATTAGCAGGTTTTCCGATACCTATTGCGTTAGTTGGATCACAAAGATCATCAGATCGAGCATCATCAGATGCTGCATTAAATTTAATTGGAGCAGTAAAGTTTCTTACTGAATCAAAAACAAATGGAATTTACATTGCAATGCATCAAGATGAAAATGATGAAACGATTGCTTGTCACATTGGCACGCGTGTGAGAAAAAATCATACTAGTAAAAGAGGGGCATTTCAAACAATAGGAAATGATCCAGCATTTTTGATTGTAAATAATAAAATTCAGAAAAATATGAAAAGAGATTTTTTCAAAGTTAATGAATTTGCGCCAAAAATTAAAATCAATCAAAAAGTTGCTTTAGTAAAATATCATCCTGGGTATAATCCAGATTCATTAAGAAATTTAATAGATTCGGGAGTTAAGGCGATTATTTTTGAAGGAACAGGATTAGGACATATTGGTGAAAACATGTACCCAGTAGTAAAAATTGCAAATGAAAAGGGAATTTTTATGGGAATGACTTCTCAATGTATTGATGGCATGGTAAGAATGACAGTGTATGAAAGTGGAAGAGATCTATTAAATCTAGGAATCATTCCATTAGAAAACATGATTCCAGAAATTGCATTAGTTAAAGCAATGTGGGTAACGGGAAATACTGAAAAATTTGATGAAATTAAAGAAAATATGTTAAAAGAAATTGCATTAGAATTTTCAACATGA
- a CDS encoding acylphosphatase: protein MTNQRVRLFVTGRVQGVFFRQSLKAKSIQNNVFGWVKNLPDGRVECVLEGTGDNVSKLVKWAHVGPANSIVENVEIHDEEFNNEFSKFDVLY, encoded by the coding sequence ATGACAAATCAACGTGTTAGATTATTTGTAACTGGTAGGGTACAGGGAGTTTTCTTTCGTCAGAGTCTAAAAGCTAAATCTATTCAAAATAATGTTTTTGGATGGGTAAAAAATCTTCCAGATGGTCGTGTTGAATGTGTTTTAGAAGGTACAGGAGACAATGTTTCTAAACTTGTTAAATGGGCACATGTTGGTCCAGCTAATTCAATTGTTGAAAATGTTGAAATACATGATGAAGAATTTAACAATGAATTTTCAAAGTTTGATGTTTTGTATTAG
- a CDS encoding TIGR00269 family protein, whose protein sequence is MKCDRCENPPAYTRKYSGEKLCSQCFSKSIVKKTAKTISKYKMIKHNELVAVAVSGGKDSLALLKVIHEMSLTHSFRIKVITIDEGIPGYRNEALEIVKKVCNELNVEYKIYSYKDLFELTLDEALDLRENEKTSSCSMCGTFRRRAMDYAAKDIGADLIATGHNLDDTLQTFVINMLSGDTTKVGWMNPDTATNSLRKIKPFCEIYESEIVFYAFTNNLPFQSEPCPHMNEGIRTDIREFLNSLENQRSGIKNNLYQSIIKVSEVMKSSDSNSKNKTNCEKCGSECTGKICSVCTMVLKLKSNQT, encoded by the coding sequence ATGAAATGTGACAGATGTGAAAACCCTCCAGCATATACAAGAAAATATTCTGGAGAGAAATTATGTTCACAATGCTTTTCAAAATCTATTGTAAAAAAGACAGCCAAAACAATTTCAAAATATAAAATGATAAAACATAATGAATTAGTTGCCGTAGCTGTTTCAGGAGGTAAAGATTCACTTGCATTGTTAAAAGTTATTCATGAAATGTCATTAACTCACAGTTTTAGAATTAAAGTGATTACAATAGATGAAGGAATTCCAGGTTACAGGAATGAGGCATTAGAAATTGTGAAAAAAGTATGTAATGAATTAAATGTTGAATATAAAATATATTCTTACAAGGATCTTTTTGAGTTAACACTTGATGAAGCATTAGACTTGCGAGAAAATGAAAAAACATCATCATGTTCAATGTGTGGAACATTTAGAAGACGTGCAATGGACTATGCAGCAAAAGATATTGGAGCAGATCTAATTGCAACAGGACATAATTTAGATGACACATTACAAACTTTTGTGATAAATATGCTTTCAGGAGATACAACTAAAGTTGGTTGGATGAATCCAGATACAGCTACAAATTCTTTAAGAAAAATAAAACCATTTTGCGAAATCTATGAATCTGAAATAGTTTTTTATGCATTTACAAATAATCTACCATTTCAATCTGAACCATGTCCTCACATGAATGAAGGTATAAGAACTGACATTCGTGAATTTTTAAATTCGTTAGAAAATCAACGAAGTGGAATTAAAAATAATTTGTATCAATCAATAATCAAAGTATCTGAAGTAATGAAAAGTTCTGATTCAAACTCTAAAAATAAAACAAATTGTGAAAAATGTGGTTCTGAATGTACAGGGAAGATATGCTCAGTATGCACTATGGTTTTGAAATTAAAATCAAATCAAACCTAA